The nucleotide window GCGCCTGAACCCTGGTTTTTCTCCCGGGCCGTGTTGCAGCGTGTTCACAATTTTATCGGCGGAGAGACGCTGGGGCGCAAGCCAGCCGCCCGCCCATAAAAACAGCAGTACCAGCAGCAGCGGGATCCCTCCTACCAGCGCCAGGCGCAGGATACGCGGAAGTGTTGTCGTGGGTTGGGTCATATTGAGTGCTCACAAATTTAGCCAATGAGCAGATAAAACGAACCAGCAGCGGCTTTATTCCCTCGGGAAAAAAATAATTTTTTGCTACACTCCCCGGCGTTGAGTCCTCCAGGATATTCATGGTTTGTCGCTGATTCAGATGCACCGCTCACCCAACCGCTTCGCAGCCTGGCTCGCGGTGTGCGCCATTTTGCTGTTATTTATTGCTCCGGTGATTTCCAAATCGCTGGTCTCTGAGGCTGGGCGTCACGCCATGATGATGCCCGGCATGGTGATGGCCGACGACGATGGGATGAGCATGCCAGCGGGGGAAGCAATGCCCGCCGGCGATGAGAGCATGACGCCCGCTCATGCTGTGACCCACCAACATGCGATAAGCACGGCATCAGATCGTTCCCTCTCCCACCCTGATGGGATCGACCCGGGTATGATGACCACCATGTCGCCGCTTGAGCATGCGCGAATGATGCAGCATCACCCCATGTCGATGATGGACGACAGCGCCTGTGGTTACTGTGTTTTGCTGGCGCATCTACCGCTCGATCTGACCAACTTACCCGCTCTCTGGTCGGCCCTTCAGGCCGCCAGACTGCCCGACCTGCCGCTGTTCCGCCCCGTGGTGGCGCGGTTTATACCCCGTTTTTTCCATCCTCGCGCCCCGCCCGTTTACTGAGCCCGTGTCGCTTTAACTACACTGCTGCCGTGATTACGGCAGACACCTGCTCATGCCTGATCACAGGCGGATGGAATAATTATGTCAGATAAAATCCTGGCGCACTCTGCACGCGCCGAACAATCCCGGAGCGCACTTCTGCCGTTGCTGCGCCGTTTGCACTTCTATATTGGTCTGTTTATCGGCCCGTTCATCTTTGTCGCTGCGCTGACTGGCGCTCTGTACGTTATGACGCCGCAGCTTGAAGCGGCGTTATATTCCCATCAGCTCTTTACCACCAGCCAGGGGCCGGAAAAAACGCTGGCGGAACAGGTTCGCGTGGCGGAGGAGTATATCGGCCCGGGCGCGACCCTCACCGCCCTTCGCCCAGCGCCCACGGCGGGTGAAACGACGCGCGTGATGTTTACCATGCCGACCAAAGGCCCGGTGACCACGGCGGTATTTGTCGATCCGCATACGCTGGAAATTCGCGGGATGCTGGATGTCTACGGCACCAGCGGCGTGCTGCCGTTACGTACCACGCTCGATTACCTGCACCAGAGTCTGTTGCTGGGCGATTTTGGCAGGAACTACAGCGAACTCGCCGCCAGCTGGTTATGGGTAGCGTCACTGGGAGGTTTGCTGTTATGGGCCACCAGCCGGGCACCGGGAAAAATCAAAAAGGGTAGCCGATCACGCGGGCAAAGCGTGCTGCGGCATCGTTACTGGCACAGCACCCTGGGGATAGCTCTGCTACTGGGATTACTGTTTTTCTCGGCAACCGGCCTCACCTGGTCACGCTGGGCTGGCGAAAACATCTCCTCAATGCGCAGCCATTTTGGCTGGCTGACCCCTTCCGTTAATACAGTGCTGGCTCCCTCTCCTGAAAGCACGTCGACGATCTCAGCTCACGATGAGGTCAGGGAACAGGCTGAGCACCCTGAGCCGATGGGCAGCGGAAGCGCTCACAGCAACCATGATCATCCTGCACCTCTGAACAGCCCTCCCCGGGCGCCAGCGGATGAGCATGCAGAGCACAAGATGCAGGGCATGAAGATGGCTGATGATTCCATTGCCAAAGTCGCTATTTTGCCCGAGCAGTTTGATGCGGTGGTGAAAACTGCGCGT belongs to Erwinia pyri and includes:
- a CDS encoding DUF2946 domain-containing protein; amino-acid sequence: MHRSPNRFAAWLAVCAILLLFIAPVISKSLVSEAGRHAMMMPGMVMADDDGMSMPAGEAMPAGDESMTPAHAVTHQHAISTASDRSLSHPDGIDPGMMTTMSPLEHARMMQHHPMSMMDDSACGYCVLLAHLPLDLTNLPALWSALQAARLPDLPLFRPVVARFIPRFFHPRAPPVY
- a CDS encoding PepSY-associated TM helix domain-containing protein, translated to MSDKILAHSARAEQSRSALLPLLRRLHFYIGLFIGPFIFVAALTGALYVMTPQLEAALYSHQLFTTSQGPEKTLAEQVRVAEEYIGPGATLTALRPAPTAGETTRVMFTMPTKGPVTTAVFVDPHTLEIRGMLDVYGTSGVLPLRTTLDYLHQSLLLGDFGRNYSELAASWLWVASLGGLLLWATSRAPGKIKKGSRSRGQSVLRHRYWHSTLGIALLLGLLFFSATGLTWSRWAGENISSMRSHFGWLTPSVNTVLAPSPESTSTISAHDEVREQAEHPEPMGSGSAHSNHDHPAPLNSPPRAPADEHAEHKMQGMKMADDSIAKVAILPEQFDAVVKTAREAGISAGKIEVRPSTHADKAWTVSEIDRRWPTQVDSVAVDPRNYALLDKVEFAQFGLLAKLTRWGVDAHMGVLFGLPNQLILAVFALGLCVMIVMGYRLWWLRRPAAGQGAHPAETLMYHWRRLSVSARFLLLVAAAALALSLPLMGITLLIMLVIDLFRWQRANRLAA